The Leisingera daeponensis DSM 23529 genome includes the window ACCGCGCGGGCCTTCTCGACGCCTGCGTCGCCGGCCAGGTCGGCCTTGGACAGCAGCACGATGTCGGCGCAGGAAATCTGGTCCTCGAACACCTCGGACAGCGGGGTTTCATGGTCGATGCTGCCGTCCGCCTCGCGCTGGGCCTGCACCGCGTCCAGGTCGGGGGCGAACTGGCCCTTGGCGACCGCCTCGGCATCGGCCAGCGCAATCACGCCGTCCACAGTGATGCGGGAGCGGATCGCGGGCCAGTCAAAGGCCTTCAAGAGCGGCTTGGGCAGCGCCAGGCCGGAGGTTTCGATCACGATGTGATCCGGCTTCTCCGGCAGGTTCATCAGCTGTTCGATGGTGGGGATGAAGTCATCGGCCACGGTGCAGCAGATGCAGCCGTTGGCCAGCTCCATGATGTTCTCCGCCGGGCAGTTCTCATCCGCGCAGGACTTCAGGATGTCGCCATCGACACCGGCGGTGCCGAACTCATTGACCACCACGGCCAGGCGCTTGCCCTGCGGGTTCTGCATCAGGTGGCGGATCAGGGTGGTCTTGCCCGCACCGAGGAAGCCGGTGATGACGGTGACGGGGATCTTGTTGAGGTCGCTCATGTTTACTCCTCGGAGAAGAACTTGGCCGGCGGGATGCGGGCAACGGATTGCTTGCGGAAGGTCTGCGGGCGTTCGCGCCACGGCACCACGCCATCGGCGGTGGCGGCGTATGCGGCGGCGCCTTCCAGGATTTCAGGGACATGCTGGTCCGGGTCGAGGTCGCCGTAGACATAGGTCCAGCGCTCTGCGCCGCCGACCAGTGCCACGGCGCAGCCGCGCTTGCAGGAGGACAGGCACTCGACGCCGCGCAAGGCGACACCTTCGGGCATTCCGGCCTCTGCCAGTGCGGCGTGCAGGATGGCGCCGGGGCGGGCACCCTCCGGGTCGGCGCCCTCGCGGCGGCAGGTGAGGCAAACGGTCAGCGTGACCGGTCCCGGGGTGCTGGCAGTCTTGCCTGCCATATCGTCAGCCATCGGCGCGTCTCCTGTCGCGGCAGGCGTGCGGGATGGCCGAAAGGGGGGCGGCAGCGTGCCAGCCCCTCAACCGGTCGCGGAACACCCCGCCCGCCCGTTGTTCTCTCTCTTGCTGGCAGGTCTCCCGGCTTGCGGATGCCAAGGCGCATGCCTTGCCGGCCATCCTGCCTTCCCGGGATCTCTCCCAGTGGCATGGCGGCCTCATCCGGTCACGGTCGCGGGGGCGGCTGTGCTTCGGGTCTCCAAAGAAATTTGGCGGCCTTCACATTCCCTCTTCGCCTGCTTTCGCAGGAACCAGCGAAACCCCCTTGCGCTATCGCGCCCTTCTTTGTCAAGACATGGGGTCAAACAGCTGGAGAGCCCCCATGAGCGAAAAGTCTGAAACCGGCATCTCAGAGGAAGAAGCCGCCCGCCACGCCTCCAAGATGGCCAAGAAAAAGGCCGCGCGCGACCGGATGATGAAGACCAAGGAGGGCGAGAAGGGCCTGATCATCGTCCACACCGGGCCGGGCAAGGGCAAGTCTTCCTCGGGGTTCGGCATGATCATGCGCTGCATCGCCCACAAGATGCCTTGCGCCGTGGTGCAGTTCATCAAGGGCGCCTGGCAGACCGGGGAGCGGACGCTGATCGAGGAGAACTTCAGCGATCTCTGCCAGTTCTATGCCATGGGCGAGGGCTTCACCTGGGAGACCCAGGACAAGGCGCGTGACATTGCCGCGGCGCAGAAGGGCTGGGAAAAGGCCAAGGAGATGATCCTGGACGAGAAGAACACCATGGTGCTGCTGGACGAGATCAACATCGCGCTGCGCTACGAGTATCTGGACCTCGACGAGGTGCTGGAGTTCCTGGTGGAGCACAAGCCGCCGATGACCCATGTGGTGCTGACGGGGCGCAACGCCAAGGAAGAGCTGATCGAGATTGCCGATCTGGTAACCGAGATGGGCCAGATCAAACATCCCTTCCGCGCCGGCGTGAAGGCGCAGAAGGGCGTCGAGTTTTAAGCAGAACCATCGCCCGGCCGGCAGGCCGGGCCGCGCCGGCCCCGCCCAGGCCTGGGCGCGGCCGTTTGTATCACGCCGCCAACTGTGCGGCTTTTCCTTGAATGTAGGCATCCACCGCCGCGCGCTGGGTCTCATCCAGCCGCAGGCCCAGTTTGGTGCGCCGCCACAGGTAATCGTCGCCTGCGCGCACCCATTCGCGGGCAATCGCCCAGTCGAGCTCGCGGGCGGTAATGGTGGCGCCGAAATCCTGGCCCAGATCACCGGCGGTCTTGGCGTCTCCCAGCACCTCCCAGGCCTCGGTGCCATAGGCGCGGATCATCCGGCCCGTCCAATAGGGGGTGAGGAACGGATAGTCCGCGGCCAGCTTGGAGGTCAGCTTTGCCACGTCCTCCACCGGGAAATCGCCGCCGGGCAGGGCCACACCTGCGGTCCAGTTGGCGGGCAGCTGCGGGAACACTTCTCCGATCTTCGCCAGCGCCGCCTCGGCCAGCTTGCGGTAGGTGGTGATCTTGCCGCCAAAGACGTTGAGCAGCGGCGCCTGCGCCTGGTCCAGCGTCAGCACGTATTCGCGGGTCGCCGCGGTGGCAGAGCTGGCACCGTCGTCATAGAGCGGGCGCACGCCGGAGTAGGTCCAGACGATGTCCTCGCGTTTCACCGGCTGCTCGAAGTATTCCGACGCGAAAGCTGCGAGATAATCCTGCTCGGCGCCGGTGCAGACCGGTGCGGTGTCCGGGTCCGGGTGGTCGGCATCCGTTGTGCCGATCAGGGTGAAATCCTGCTCGTACGGAATGGCAAAGATGATCCGCCCGTCGGTGCCTTGGAAGAAATAGCAGCGGCCGTGGTCGAACAGTTTCGGCACCACGATATGGCTGCCGCGCACCAGGCGGACGTTCTCGCGGCTGTTCTGGCCCAGCTTCTGGTGCAGCACATCGGCAACCCACGGCCCGCCTGCATTCACCAGCATCCGGGCGCGGTGCTCCTGCTCCGCGCCGGTGGCGTGGTCCTTGGTGCGGATCACCCAATGGTCTGACTGGCGGTCCGCGGACAGCACTTCGGTGCGGGTCAGGATCTTGGCACCGCGGGCCAGCGCGTCGCGGGCGTTCAGCATCACCAGGCGGGCGTCCTCGATCCAGCAGTCGGAATATTCAAAGGCGGTCTTGAACTTGGCCTTCAGCGGGCGGCCCGCCGGGTCGCTTGCCAGATCCAGCTTGGCGGTACCGGGCAGGATGCCGCGTTTGCCAAGGCTGTCGTACAGGAACAGCCCCAGCCGGATCAGCCAGGCCGGACGGCGGCCCTTCATCCACGGCATGAAGGTTGTCAGCAGCTTGGATGTGGGCGTTTCGCTGTCGAACCGCATGTCCTTGTGGAACGGCAGCACAAAGCGCATCGGCCAGGAGATATGCGGCATCGCTTTCAAGAGCACCTCGCGCTCGATCAGCGCTTCGCGCACCAGGCGGAACTCGAAATATTCGAGATAGCGCAATCCGCCGTGGAACAGCTTGGTCGAGGCGGAGGAGGTGGCGGAGGCCAGATCATTCATCTCTGCCAGCGTCACCGACAACCCGCGGCCTGCGGCGTCGCGGGCGATGCCGCAGCCGTTGATGCCGCCGCCGATGATGAAAAGATCCGTTACAGGCGTGTCAGTCATTTTCGCTGCTTTCGTTTTGTCCTGCGGTCAGGATGCGGGTGCCGGCCGCCTGCGCGGCTTCGGCGAATTCTTCCGGCACGGGGCGGTCGGTGATCACCACGTCGAGATCCGCGACATCGCAGATCCGCACCGGGGCGGAGCGGTCGAACTTGCTGCCGTCGCAGACCAGAACCTTTTGCCGGGCGTTCTTCAGGATCGCGCGGGCAACCGAAACCTCGCGCGCGTCGTGGTCCATCACCGCGCCGTCGGCATCCAGTGCCGAGGCGCCGATGACGGCGAAATCCACCTTGTAGCGGCAGAAGAAATCCACCGCATCCTCGCCCACGATGGCACCGTCGCTTTGCCGCACGGTGCCGCCCGCCAGGATCAGCTCCTTTGCTTGGCCGCCGATCATCATGTTGATAATATTTATATTGTTGGAAATCACCGTCAGGCCGCTGTGGCCGGACAGCGCCCGGGCAACCTGTTCGGTGGAGGTGCCGATGTTGAGCGCGAGCGAGCAATTGTCCGGGATCAGTTCTGCCGCCAGGGCGGCCATCGCCAGCTTGTTGCCGGCGTTCAGTTTGCGCCGGTCCTCGTAGCCCTGACTGGCGGCGGAGCTGACCCGGACGGCGCCTCCGTGGACACGGGACAGGGCGCCGCGCGCCGACAGGTCGCGCAGATCGGCACGCACGGTCTGCAGGGAGACGCCAAAGCGGCGGGAGAGATCCTCGACCTCGACCCGGTCCTGCCGGTTCAGGAGGGAGATGATTTCGTTCTGACGGCCGCTGGCATCCATTTGCTTTCCTTTCGCGCGATTCTGTAGCGTACCGCGCGAAAGGAGTCACTATTCGTTTTCGAGATGGTTTCGTTTTCTGTGGAAACGAAAGGGTGCGCCGTTTGGGGTTCGGCCCGGCGGAGAGTCAGATCAGCGGGATCAGGTGATTGTCCCACGCCAGGTCCGCGCGGTGCAGCGGGTGCTGCCCGGCGTCTGACACTGCAAAGAACTGGCCGGTGCCGGTGCTGGCGGTAAAGCCGCCCGCAGACGCTGCCAGGCCGCAGACGTCGTGCATCCTGAACTCGCGCAGCAGCGCGCCGCTGGCGGTGTCCATCACTTGCAGCACCCCGCCGCGCGGGGAGGTGACGCCAATCCGGCTGCCATCGGCGGAAAAGGCGACAGAGCCGCCATAGCCGTTCAGGTTCAGCACCCGCGCGTCATCCTCCGCCATCAGGCGCGGCGCGGTGCCCGGCCGGTGCAGCCCTGCGGCGGGCAGCTGCTCGCCCGGATCGCCCTGCCACTGCATCGCGAAACCAACAGTGCCGTCGGCGCGCACAGCCAAATGGCGGATCGAGTTCAGGCGCAGCTCCTGCGGCAGTTCCATCTGCGCCTGCAGTTCACCCTCCAGGCTCAGATAGCTGAGGTTCGGGCGCATGTCGGCCAGGTTCAGCTTGGCGCGGCCGCTGTCGGGGTGGGTCTCGATCCCGCCATTGGCCACCACCAGCCCCGGCGCGTCGCGGCGCAGGGCCATGTCGTGCGGGCCGATGCCGCCGGAGGAATAGGCGGTGATGCGGCGGTAGCTGCCTGCGGCATCCCAGACGCCGATCACGCCGCGGGCGTTTTCATAGTCGTTTTCTGTAGTGAACAGGCGGCTGCCGTCCGGGGAGAAGGTGCCGTGGCCGTAGAAATGATGCCCTGCGGGCGGCTCCAGCCGGGCGATGGCGGCACCGCTGCGGCAGTCGATCACATCGGCAAAGCGGCCCGGGCGGCGGGCAAAGGCGACAGCTTCAGGCCGGATGGGGTGCGCGGCAGCAGCATGGCCGCGGCCCGGCAGCGCGTGGCGGAACAGGATTTCTCCCTCACGGGTGAGGCCCGCAAGAAGGAAGGTCCCGCCAGCGTCCTTGCCCGCGGTCAGGAACGCGGGGTTTCCTGCGCTGGCCCAGCCGGCGTTGGGGGCGAGACCGGTTGCCAAAAGGCCGGCCAGAAATCCGCGGCGGGTTGTCATGTCTGGTGCCTTTCCGTCAGTCGCCGTCAAGCGCGTTGAAACCGGCCGCGACGCCCAGGGCGGGGCCGAGGTCTTCGCGCATCAGCGTGTGCAGGTCCTTGATCTCCTGCCGCAGGGATTCAATGCGGAAGCGGCCGGCGGGATCAGAGACGCCTGCGAACACTGGATCGTCGAGGGCCTCTGCCTTCGTGCGCGCCTTGGCAAAGCCCGTCGTGAGTTTGTCCCGCAAGTCCTCATTGCCTCCCGCGAGCGCCGCTGCCAGCGGCTCCAGCGCGTTCAGCGAGATCAGAACATGGCGCAGGCTGCGGCCGGAGCGGCGGGCCTCGGCGCGGTTGGGGCGGGGCTTTTGATAGGTGCCGAGCGGACGGCCCAGACGCATGCCGTCCAGCACTTGCAAGCCGGTGGTCAGGGCCTTGAACAGTTCCTGGGTGATCTCGTCCTCGGTCTGGTAGCGGCTGCCGGGGGCGCGCAGTTCGGCGGCATAACTTTGCTGCCAATCGGCGCTGATCGCCTGGCTTGTCGCCGCGATGTCCGTGCTGATCGCGCGGGTCAGGGCGCAGCGGTAATCCGCGTCGCCAGCGGCGGAAAGCTGCGGGTCATAAAGCAGGAACTCCAGCGCATAGAAACCACGGGATGCGATGGAGTAACTGGCAAACTTCTCGGGGTCCTTGATGCCGGCATCTTCGCTGCGGATCAGGCTCGCCAGCGCCTTGGGAGTCTTGCTGCGGCTGTCGGGCCAGAACGCCAGCGCAAAGGCGCGGCTGTCCGTTTCGGTGGGGCCAAAGCGGTAATGGCTGGCGGCGATCCAGGCGTCGAAAGCTTCGCCGTAGGCCGCGCGCAGGGGCGCTGACTGCGGGTCGCAATCGGCTTGCGCTGCCCTGGCAAGGGTCCGGCTGTCCTCTGCCAGTTCCTCAAATGCAGGCAGGATCAGCTTGTCGGTAATGCTGCTGGACAGCTCCGAGGCGGCCACGGGGGCCGCGGTCAGGGCGAGGGTCAGGGCAAGGGCGCGCATCAAAGGCTCTCCAAAAAGGCGATCAGGGCGGCGCGATCCCGCGGCTGCAGCGCCACGACGCGGGATTTGGCGGCTTCCGCCTCGCCGCCGTGCCACAGGACCGCCTCCAGCAGCGTGCGGGCGCGGCCGTCGTGCAGGAAGGTGGCGCGGGGGGAGACCTGCTGCGTCAGACCGATCCCCCACAGCGGTGCGGTGCGCCATTCGCGGCCCGTGGCGCGCGCTTCGGGGCGGTTGTCGGCAAGGCCCTCTCCCATGTCGTGCAGCAACAGGTCGGAATAGGGCCAGATCAGCTGGAAGCTTTGTTCCGGCCGGTCCTGCAGCCGGTGGGTCACGTATTTCGGCACATGGCAGGCGGGGCAGCCGCTGTCATAGAACACCTGCTTGCCGCGCAGGACCTTGGGGTCGCCGGTGCCGCGGCGGGCGGGCACGCCGAGGTTGCGGCTGTAGAACGTGACCAGATCCATGTTCGGCTGGTCGATTTCGGTTTCACGGGAATCACCGCCGCCGTGCGGGGCGGTCTGGCAGGCGCTTTGCTGGGCTGTGCATTCGCCCGCATGGGCCGGGAACAGGGGCGTGGAGATGCCGATATCCCCGGAAAAAGCGCTGGCGGATTGTTCATGCACCGTGGCCATCCCGGCCTTCAGCCCGAAGCGGCCCGGCAGGATGCGGTTGAACTCCCGCGACCAGACCAGATTGGGGCGCCCGGAAATACCGTCGCCGTCGGCGTCCTCCTCATCCGCGCGGGCAAGGATATCGGCGGCGGGGATCGCCTCAAGCAGCCCCAGTCCGATCATCGGCGGCGCCACGCGGGGGGAGAGCATGGCACCCTCGGCCAGCGGGCCGTAACCAAGATTTGCGGCGGTGTAGCTGGGGCGGCGCAGGGTGGCGGTCTCATCGCCGTTCAGGGCGACCTCAAACTCCTCATACGCCACCTGCAGCCGGTATTCCGGGGCGATGCCGGGGGCGGAGAAGTCCTGCAGCTGGGTGCCGTAGACCGGGTCCGGCGCGGTGCCGATGTAATCGCTGATCTCTTGCAGTTCCGGCGGCACCGGGCCGGGGACAGAGACACGAAGGAACATCGTGGCGGAGGCGTAATCCGGCTGTTCCGGCACGTGGCCGCGGCCGTCCTTCAGGTGGCAGCGCTGGCAGGAGCGGGCGTTATACAGCGGCCCGAGGCCGTCGGAGGCCTTGGTGGAGGCGGGCGAGAACACCCAGATCTTCTTGAACAGCCCGTTGCCGAGCTTGAATTCCAGCTCCTGCGCGAAGGAGAGGCTGGCGGAGTGCTGGGAAAACGCCTCGTCATCTGTGCGGGCGCGGACGGTAGCGGCGCCGGCGGGCAGATCCTCAAACGGTTCTGGCGCTGTGAAATCCGTGGCCGGAGACGTCACGGCCGCGATCCGGGCGCGCTCGGCGTCAGTGCGGGGAAGGGGGGAGAGATGCGGCTCTGCCTGATACCGGCTGGCCAGATCCAGCGCCGCAAGGGGCGTGGCCGCCGCAAACGCGGCAGCCAGCGCAATGTTAGTCTTCAACCTCTGCCATCTTGGTGGCGTTGAGCTGGGCATAGTTTTCGGCACCGATCCGGTCGTGCAGCTCAAGCTGCGTTTCGAGGAAGTCGATATGGCCCTCTTCGTCCGCCATCAGGTCTTCAAACAGCTTCTGGGTGACGTAGTCGCCCGCCTTGTTGCAGGCGTCGCGGGCTTCCTTGTAGAGCGCGCGGGCATCCACTTCGGCGGCAAGGTCGCATTCGAGCGTTTCTTTCGGGGTCTGGCCGATCCTGAGCGGGTCAAGCTTCTGCAGGTTCGGGTGGCCGCCGAGGAACAAAATCCTTTCAATCAATTTATCCGCGTGCTCCATCTCCTCGATGGATTCCTCGCGGCTTTTCTTGGCCATGCTGCCCAGGCCCCAGTCTTCCTGCATCCGGTAGTGCAGCCAGTACTGGCTGACCGCGGTCAGCTCATGGCGCAGCGCTTTATTGAGATAGTCGATGACCTTGGCGTCGCCCTTCATAACTTTTCTCCCGAATTGATGCTGCGCGTAAATTCGTAAGCTGCGCAGGTACTTCCAGCTTACTGCTGGAACGCATCGTGTCGAGGAAAAGCGGCATGCAGCCGCCGCAGTCGGCGGATTTTCCCAGGGCATGATAGATCTTGCCGGGGGTGATTATCGTTTCGGGATCGGCGCTTCGCATCCAGTCGATGGCGGCGCGGATGTCGTGGTCCGATATGTTCGTGCAGTGGCAAACGATCATGCTGCTTGCGTCCTTGCCCGGTGGCGCAAATGGCCAAGTGATTCCGTTGGGCAATATATCCGACAAATTTGCTTGGGCTTCAAGTGTTAACCAGAGTAAAACGCTTGGGATTTGCCTCGGGGCAAGTAAAACGGGCCGCAGAAACTGCGGCCCGCCACTGCCCGGAGGTTTGGTTCTCTTACTGGAACACTGCCGTGGGGTTATCGAGACTGTCGGACCCTTCGATGGCGACGCCATCCAGATCCAGGGCGGTGACAACCCGTTCGATCGAGCGGGTCTGGCCGATCAGCCCGTCCACGCCGCCCATCACAAGCGCTTCGCCCGCTGCGTTGCCTTGGGCCAGCATCTGATCATAGGACAGGCCCGCCTCCGCCGCGGTCTTGATGCGGCCAAGCGCCAGCATCGTGTCCGCCAGCTTGCCGCGCATCTCGGTGTCCAGCTCCGCGTCCTTTTCGGCGACCAGATCCGACAGGGAGGGGCCGGAGACCAGTTCGCCATTCACCCGCACGTATTCGCCCAGATAGACGTTCTGCACCCCCAGCCCGTCGTAGTAATGGCTGTTGTGGGTGTTGTCGGAGAAGCAGTCGTGCTCCTCCTCCGGGTCGTTCAGCATCAGGCCCAGGCGCATCCGCTCCCCCGCCTGCTCGCCATAGGACAAAGAGCCCATGCCGGTCAGCATCGCGGTGATGCCTGCGTCCTCATCGGCCAGCAGGGCGGTGCGGGCGTCACCTTCAGCGCCCCATTGCGCGGCCATCCACTCCAGATCGGAGATCAGCAGATCCGTCGCCGCCTGCAGGTAATCGCCGCGGCGGCCGCAGTTGCCGTTTGTGCAGGCGTCGCCTTGGGCGTAGTCGGTCCAGGGGCGCTCGCCCGCGCCGTGCCCGGTGCCGTTCAGGTCCTGCCCCCAGAGCAGGAATTCAATGGCGTGGTAGCCGGTGGCGACGTTGGCCTCGATCCCGTCAGCCTCATGCAGGGTGCTTTCCAGCAGTTCCGGAGTGATCCGGGCGGCGTCGACCGCCTTGCCCGACAGCTCAAAGCTGGGGTTGGCGATCACGTTCAGCGCCGCCAGCGTGTTTTCCTCGGTCGGCCCGCCATAGGCGGCATCGACATAGTCGATCAGCCCCTCGTCCAGCGGCCAGGCGTTCACCTTGCCTTCCCAGTCGTCGACGATGGCATTGCCAAAGCGGAACACTTCGGACTGCTGATAGGGAACACGGGCCGCGATCCAGGCGGCGCGGGCGGCTTGCAGGTTTTCGGCAGACGGCTGCGCGACCAACGCGTCCACGGCGGCCTTCAGGGCTTGCGCGGTGGTCAGGCTGTCTTGGTATTTGGCCTCGGCGATGTTGGCGTAATTGGTCAGCACCGCGGACTTCTCGGCAGCCAGCGCGGCGGAGGCGCCAAAGGTCAGGCCGGCCAGGGCTGTGCCTGCAAGAAACAGGGATTTCATAATGTGCGTCCTTGGGTTTTGTGAATTCAATGAAGGGTGGCGGCGGCAGGCCATGCCGCTTGCGGCGGCGGCTGAACGCCCATGATTTGCTGCATCAGCAAGCCGCAGTCAGAGGCGAGCCGGGTCAGTTCCTGCGCCTTGCGCGGGGTGACAATCAGCGAGGCAAGGATATGCGCGTCGTCCTGCTGGCCCTCGGCGGCGGAGGCCAGCAGGTTGGCAAAGCAGTTTTCATCCGCGCCCAGGCATTTGCAGGTCATGCCGTGGCGCACCAGCGGGCGGCGGCCATGGGCGGCGCAGAAATTGCAGAGGTATCCAAAGGCCTCAAACGCCGCTTCGGCCATGTCCGGGCCAAAGCTCACTTCGAAGTCGCGGCGCATCTGCTCGCGGGTGTCGGAGCCGGAAAACCAGTGGCGCAGATAGATCACCGCGCCCGCTTCCAGCGGCGGCAGTTCGGACAGGGTGCCGACAGTGACGCCCCCGCGCGGAGTGGAGTGGTCAGGGCGCATCGCCGTCCGCTCACTTGGTCAGGATCAGCTTGCCTGCGCGGGTGATGCGCAGCGAGTAGATCTGGCCGTTCAGCAGGATCCGCGCCTGCACCCCGCCGCGGGTCAGGTCCTCGGCGTGGTAGGTGGGGAAGACTTCGGTGGTTGCGGTGGTCGGCACCGGCTTGGAGGCAATCTGATTCATGACTTTCGCCCATTGCTGAATTCCGCCCTGTCCAGAAGCCATTCCAGACAAAAGCCGGACAGAGCGCCGGACGGCGCAAAGACCTGCGGCCACAATTGGCGCATGTCCTCCGGTTCCAGCTCTTTGACTTGAGGGCCGCCGGGGCGGCTGTCTCCGTTCGGCATGGGGGCGATCTCGGTTGATGATACGTCACTCGGGCTCGCCCGATCCGAGTCAGGCTGGCTGGAATGCCTGTATTCCTGAATTAAATGCTCAGGTATGTCAATCCGAGTTTTTTAGTAAGAATTAATTTCTGCAGGGCCTGAACGGGGTTGCGGCTTGCGGTTGCAAGCCCGCTCAGGCCGGCAGCTCGCCGGTCAGGAAGTCCATGAACACGCGGACACGCTGCGGCAGGTGGCGGCGGTCCTGGTACACCAGGTAAAGGGCAAGGCTCTCCGGCCCCCCCCGGCGGCGGCGGTCGCAGTTCCAAATCGCCGCGCGCCGCGCTCGCCGGGCGGGCGCCGCTGGATCTGTTCATTCCGCATCTCGGCGCGGTGGGCGGCGGCGGTGCGCTGGGTCAGATTTCGATGAGTTGCGCGCAGGCGGCGGATTTTGCCGCCCGGCTGGCGCCCAAGGCGGTGATGCCGGTGCATCCCTCGACCTATGCGCTCTACCAGGAGGGGCCGGAGGCGCTGCGCGCGGCCCATGCGGCAACTGCACCCGGATGGAAGCTTTGGCTGCCTTCAGAAGGGGCACGGGCCGCTCTTTGACACAGAAAAAAGGCCGCTCCCCGGGAGCGGCCTTTGCGTTTAACGCGGTGCGGCAGCCTCAGCTGCGGGTGCCGGAGAAGCGCGACTGCCAGTCTTCCCGCTGGTCGTCGGTGATCTTGGCGAACAGCACCTCCGGCACGGTGAAGCCATGGCCTGCGGGCAGGGCGGAGAGCGCTGCCGCCGCATCCTCGGGCCAGCTGCGGTCGTCCGAGTTCAGCGCCGCCATCAGCGTGTCCGTGGCGTGCGGGATGAAGGGCGCCGACAGCACCGCGTAAAGGCGGATCAGGTTCAGCCCCAGGCGCACCTGCGCAGCGGCGCGTTCGGGGTCTTCCTTGAACACCGACCAGGGCGCCGCGGACTGCAGGTATTCATTGCCGGCCACCCAGATCGCCCGCAGCTCCTGCGAGGATTTGCGGACCTCCATCGCCTCCATATGGCCCTCATAGGCGCGGATGCGGGTGGTCAGCTCGTCGATCAGCGCCTGCTCCTGCGGCCCGTATTCGCCGCCTGCGGGCACCTCCTCGCCGAACTTGGAGCGGCAGAACTTGGTGATGCGGCTGACGAAGTTGCCCAGCACGTCCGCCAGGTCCTTGTTCACCGACTGCTGGAAGTTCTCCCAGGTGAATTCGGAGTCTGAGCTTTCCGGCGCGTGCGACAACAGCCACCAGCGCCAGTAATCGGCCGGCAGGATCTCCAGCGCCTGATCCATGAACACGCCGCGCCCCTGCGAGGTGGAGAACTGGCCGCCGTCATAGTTC containing:
- a CDS encoding DUF1636 family protein, which translates into the protein MADDMAGKTASTPGPVTLTVCLTCRREGADPEGARPGAILHAALAEAGMPEGVALRGVECLSSCKRGCAVALVGGAERWTYVYGDLDPDQHVPEILEGAAAYAATADGVVPWRERPQTFRKQSVARIPPAKFFSEE
- a CDS encoding DeoR/GlpR family DNA-binding transcription regulator codes for the protein MDASGRQNEIISLLNRQDRVEVEDLSRRFGVSLQTVRADLRDLSARGALSRVHGGAVRVSSAASQGYEDRRKLNAGNKLAMAALAAELIPDNCSLALNIGTSTEQVARALSGHSGLTVISNNINIINMMIGGQAKELILAGGTVRQSDGAIVGEDAVDFFCRYKVDFAVIGASALDADGAVMDHDAREVSVARAILKNARQKVLVCDGSKFDRSAPVRICDVADLDVVITDRPVPEEFAEAAQAAGTRILTAGQNESSEND
- a CDS encoding DUF1513 domain-containing protein; the encoded protein is MTTRRGFLAGLLATGLAPNAGWASAGNPAFLTAGKDAGGTFLLAGLTREGEILFRHALPGRGHAAAAHPIRPEAVAFARRPGRFADVIDCRSGAAIARLEPPAGHHFYGHGTFSPDGSRLFTTENDYENARGVIGVWDAAGSYRRITAYSSGGIGPHDMALRRDAPGLVVANGGIETHPDSGRAKLNLADMRPNLSYLSLEGELQAQMELPQELRLNSIRHLAVRADGTVGFAMQWQGDPGEQLPAAGLHRPGTAPRLMAEDDARVLNLNGYGGSVAFSADGSRIGVTSPRGGVLQVMDTASGALLREFRMHDVCGLAASAGGFTASTGTGQFFAVSDAGQHPLHRADLAWDNHLIPLI
- the bfr gene encoding bacterioferritin encodes the protein MKGDAKVIDYLNKALRHELTAVSQYWLHYRMQEDWGLGSMAKKSREESIEEMEHADKLIERILFLGGHPNLQKLDPLRIGQTPKETLECDLAAEVDARALYKEARDACNKAGDYVTQKLFEDLMADEEGHIDFLETQLELHDRIGAENYAQLNATKMAEVED
- a CDS encoding imelysin family protein; the protein is MRALALTLALTAAPVAASELSSSITDKLILPAFEELAEDSRTLARAAQADCDPQSAPLRAAYGEAFDAWIAASHYRFGPTETDSRAFALAFWPDSRSKTPKALASLIRSEDAGIKDPEKFASYSIASRGFYALEFLLYDPQLSAAGDADYRCALTRAISTDIAATSQAISADWQQSYAAELRAPGSRYQTEDEITQELFKALTTGLQVLDGMRLGRPLGTYQKPRPNRAEARRSGRSLRHVLISLNALEPLAAALAGGNEDLRDKLTTGFAKARTKAEALDDPVFAGVSDPAGRFRIESLRQEIKDLHTLMREDLGPALGVAAGFNALDGD
- a CDS encoding di-heme oxidoredictase family protein, translated to MKTNIALAAAFAAATPLAALDLASRYQAEPHLSPLPRTDAERARIAAVTSPATDFTAPEPFEDLPAGAATVRARTDDEAFSQHSASLSFAQELEFKLGNGLFKKIWVFSPASTKASDGLGPLYNARSCQRCHLKDGRGHVPEQPDYASATMFLRVSVPGPVPPELQEISDYIGTAPDPVYGTQLQDFSAPGIAPEYRLQVAYEEFEVALNGDETATLRRPSYTAANLGYGPLAEGAMLSPRVAPPMIGLGLLEAIPAADILARADEEDADGDGISGRPNLVWSREFNRILPGRFGLKAGMATVHEQSASAFSGDIGISTPLFPAHAGECTAQQSACQTAPHGGGDSRETEIDQPNMDLVTFYSRNLGVPARRGTGDPKVLRGKQVFYDSGCPACHVPKYVTHRLQDRPEQSFQLIWPYSDLLLHDMGEGLADNRPEARATGREWRTAPLWGIGLTQQVSPRATFLHDGRARTLLEAVLWHGGEAEAAKSRVVALQPRDRAALIAFLESL
- the glpD gene encoding glycerol-3-phosphate dehydrogenase; this encodes MTDTPVTDLFIIGGGINGCGIARDAAGRGLSVTLAEMNDLASATSSASTKLFHGGLRYLEYFEFRLVREALIEREVLLKAMPHISWPMRFVLPFHKDMRFDSETPTSKLLTTFMPWMKGRRPAWLIRLGLFLYDSLGKRGILPGTAKLDLASDPAGRPLKAKFKTAFEYSDCWIEDARLVMLNARDALARGAKILTRTEVLSADRQSDHWVIRTKDHATGAEQEHRARMLVNAGGPWVADVLHQKLGQNSRENVRLVRGSHIVVPKLFDHGRCYFFQGTDGRIIFAIPYEQDFTLIGTTDADHPDPDTAPVCTGAEQDYLAAFASEYFEQPVKREDIVWTYSGVRPLYDDGASSATAATREYVLTLDQAQAPLLNVFGGKITTYRKLAEAALAKIGEVFPQLPANWTAGVALPGGDFPVEDVAKLTSKLAADYPFLTPYWTGRMIRAYGTEAWEVLGDAKTAGDLGQDFGATITARELDWAIAREWVRAGDDYLWRRTKLGLRLDETQRAAVDAYIQGKAAQLAA
- the cobO gene encoding cob(I)yrinic acid a,c-diamide adenosyltransferase, which produces MSEKSETGISEEEAARHASKMAKKKAARDRMMKTKEGEKGLIIVHTGPGKGKSSSGFGMIMRCIAHKMPCAVVQFIKGAWQTGERTLIEENFSDLCQFYAMGEGFTWETQDKARDIAAAQKGWEKAKEMILDEKNTMVLLDEINIALRYEYLDLDEVLEFLVEHKPPMTHVVLTGRNAKEELIEIADLVTEMGQIKHPFRAGVKAQKGVEF
- the cobW gene encoding cobalamin biosynthesis protein CobW, producing MSDLNKIPVTVITGFLGAGKTTLIRHLMQNPQGKRLAVVVNEFGTAGVDGDILKSCADENCPAENIMELANGCICCTVADDFIPTIEQLMNLPEKPDHIVIETSGLALPKPLLKAFDWPAIRSRITVDGVIALADAEAVAKGQFAPDLDAVQAQREADGSIDHETPLSEVFEDQISCADIVLLSKADLAGDAGVEKARAVIEAEAPRKLPILPMSEGVIDPRIILGLNAAAEDDLEARPSHHDGHHDHEHDDFESIVVEMGEVSDPEALQNAIVKLARERNILRVKGYVAVEGKPMRMLVQAVGERLRAQYDQPWGAQPRKTALVVIAEHDDIDEQAIRAELGA